One segment of Mus caroli unplaced genomic scaffold, CAROLI_EIJ_v1.1 scaffold_13610_1, whole genome shotgun sequence DNA contains the following:
- the LOC110288515 gene encoding vomeronasal type-2 receptor 116-like, with the protein MFYCIFISCFLHIPKFVSESMTVNISLCFYKTPEEFHHEGDVVIGAFFPIHTYYSLNKVPHPSVPYQYMDNYLQYNFKNYQYILALVFAIEEINENPNLLPNISLGFDFYNVRFTEKETLMNVCFWLTGKGQKNILPNYNCAKNNFTTALTGTSWTTSAQIGTLLQLFKFPQLSFGPYDPILSDRGQYSSLYQMAPKYSSISRGIVSLMVHFMWSWVGLILPDDHKGYIILSELREDMERKGVCIAFVKMIPLTLTSYYKKFWENMDKTNVIIIYGDVDSLTGLMRNIGQRLLTAKVWVMNIEPHITDYADYFMFDSFHGSLIFTHKYIESFELTTFIQTVNPYKYPEDIYLPKLWHLFFKCSFSDADCRLLANCQSNASLDVLPSHILDMAISEESNNIYNAVYAVAHSLHQMSLQQVQNQPHENREAMAFFPWQLNIFLKDINERGNISLDWRHKLNAEYDILNLWNLPKGLGQKVKIGSFSANAPEGQQLSLSEQMIQWAGGFSEVPQSVCSESCRPGFRKVILEGKAICCYNCTPCADNEISNETDVDQCMKCPESHYANIEKNHCFQKTVSFLAYEEPLGMTLASISLCLSAFTVFVIGIFVKHRDTPIVKANNRALSYILLITLTFCFLCSLNFIGQPNTASCILQQTIFGVAFTVALATVLAKAITVVIAFKATFPGRMVRWLMTSRAPNYIIPICTLIQLLLCGIWMAXSPPFIDQDVHAEHGQILLFCNKGSSVAFHCVLGYLCSLALGGYTMAFLSRNLPDTFNESKFLSFSMLVFFCVWVTFLPVYHSTKGKIMVAMEVFSILASSAALLGLIFAPKCYIILFRPDRNSFYHIRDKTHS; encoded by the exons ATGTTCtactgtatttttatttcctgCTTCTTACATATTCCCAAATTTGTTTCTGAGTCTATGACTGTAAATATCAGTCTGTGCTTTTACAAAACCCCTGAAGAATTTCACCATGAAGGAGATGTTGTAATAGGTGCATTTTTTCCTATTCATACTTACTACTCTCTAAACAAAGTTCCACATCCATCAGTACCATACCAATATATGGACAATTATTTACA atataattttaagaactACCAGTACATCCTGgctttggtgtttgctattgaggAGATCAATGAGAACCCTAATCTTTTACCTAATATATCTCTTGGATTTGATTTCTACAATGTCAGATTCACTGAGAAGGAAACTCTTATGAATGTGTGTTTTTGGCTCACTGGTAAAGGgcagaaaaatattttaccaaATTATAATTGtgccaaaaataattttactactgCCCTCACAGGAACATCATGGACAACATCTGCCCAAATTGGAACATTACTTCAACTCTTTAAATTTCCTCAG CTTTCCTTTGGACCCTATGATCCCATTTTGAGTGACCGTGGTCAATATTCTTCTCTCTACCAGATGGCCCCCAAGTACTCATCAATTTCGCGTGGCATTGTATCTTTGATGGTTCATTTTATGTGGTCCTGGGTTGGTCTCATCCTCCCAGATGACCACAAAGGGTATATAATTTTATCAGAACTCAGAGAAGATATGGAGAGAAAAGGAGTCTGCATAGCTTTTGTGAAAATGATCCCTCTCACATTGACTTCATATTATAAAAAGTTCTGGGAAAATATGGATAAGACAAATGTCATAATTATTTATGGTGATGTTGATTCACTCACAGGTCTAATGAGAAATATTGGGCAAAGATTGTTGACAGCAAAAGTCTGGGTTATGAATATTGAACCTCATATTACTGACTATGCTGACTATTTCATGTTTGACTCATTCCATGGTAGCCTAATTTTTACCCACAAGTATATAGAGAGTTTTGAGCTTACTACATTTATTCAAACAGTTAATCCTTACAAATACCCTGAAGACATTTACCTTCCTAAGTTATGGCATTTGTTCTTCAAGTGCTCATTTTCTGATGCTGATTGTCGACTATTGGCTAACTGTCAATCCAATGCTTCTCTGGATGTGTTACCTAGTCATATATTGGACATGGCAATCAGTGAAGAAAGCAATAATATCTATAATGCTGTGTATGCTGTGGCTCACAGTCTCCATCAGATGAGTCTTCAACAAGTACAAAACCAACCACATGAAAATAGGGAAGCAATGGCCTTCTTCCCCTGGCAG CTTAACATTTTCCTGAAGGACATTAATGAGAGAGGCAACATAAGTTTAGATTGGAGACATAAATTAAATGCAGAATATGACATTCTTAACCTATGGAATTTACCAAAGGGCCTTGGACAAAAGGTGAAAATAGGATCCTTTTCAGCAAATGCCCCTGAGGGCCAACAGTTGTCCTTATCTGAGCAGATGATACAATGGGCAGGAGGATTTTCAGAG GTCCCTCAGTCTGTGTGCAGTGAGAGTTGTAGGCCTGGATTCAGAAAAGTAATCCTGGAGGGCAAGGCCATCTGCTGCTACAATTGCACTCCTTGTGCAGACAATGAGATTTCTAATGAGACAG ATGTGGATCAGTGTATGAAATGTCCAGAGAGTCATTATGCAAATATAGAGAAGAACCACTGCTTCCAGAAAACTGTGAGCTTTCTGGCCTATGAAGAGCCCTTGGGGATGACACTAGCCAGCATATCTCTGTGTTTATCTGCATTCACAGTCTTTGTAATTGGCATCTTTGTGAAGCACAGAGACACTCCTATTGTCAAGGCAAATAATCGAGCTCTGAGTTATATTTTGCTCATAACACTCaccttctgtttcttatgttctttgaACTTCATTGGTCAGCCCAACACAGCTTCCTGCATCCTTCAGCAGACCATATTTGGAGTTGCATTCACTGTGGCTCTAGCTACCGTGTTGGCCAAAGCTATTACTGTGGTCATTGCCTTCAAGGCCACCTTTCCAGGGAGAATGGTGAGGTGGTTAATGACCTCAAGAGCTCCAAACTATATAATTCCTATTTGTACCCTGATCCAACTTCTTCTTTGTGGAATATGGATGGCAANGTCTCCTCCATTCATTGACCAAGATGTTCATGCTGAACATGGACAAATCCTNCTTTTTTGCAACAAGGGATCATCTGTTGCCTTCCACTGTGTTCTGGGATACCTCTGCTCCTTGGCTCTTGGGGGTTACACCATGGCATTCCTATCTAGAAATCTGCCTGATACATTCAATGAATCCAAATTTCTGTCATTCAGCATGCTGGTGTTCTTCTGTGTCTGGGTNACCTTTCTTCCTGTCTACCATAGCACTAAAGGGAAGATCATGGTGGCTATGGAAGTCTTCTCTATCTTAGCTTCCAGTGCAGCCCTCCTTGGCTTAATATTTGCTCCTAAGTGTTACATTATCTTGTTTAGACCAGACAGGAATTCATTTTATCATATCAGGGACAAAACACATTCTTGA